AGGCCGACAAAATTTGCTGGGATGCATCGCCTTCCAACTTCACATTGCCTTGCACCCAAATCCGCAGGTTAGCGGAATCCCAATTATTTGCCAAAGCGGCTAGGCACTCCTCCTTGGTGACCTCGGGCATAAAGCGATTCACCATAGCCAATTTGTCGGACGGACTTATTTCAACTGTTTTATCCACGAGCGAGGAAACAATTTCATCAGCCAGTTTGTTCGGTGGTTGCGTTTCGGCACGATCGGCTAAGGATTGCATTATGCTAGAAATGGTAGTTTTCATCCCAGCGAATTCGGCGTCGGTAAATCCGTACAACAGTGCGCGACGCATTTCCTGTTCCAGCATGCCAATTGCTGCGTTTACTTTAGTCGGTTGGCAAGTTGCCGTTAGACTTGTGATTTCAGACAGATGGCACAGCACGTCGGAACTTATGTTGGCCGACAGTACAGAACTATTCTCCATTGCGGCGATTTTATTCAATCGACTGTTGAGGATGGCCAAAGCCATGCCGATCGCATGTTCGTGCCGCTCGGCCGCAACCGAATCGCCCGAAGTTGGAGCAGGTTTTGCCGAGCAGAGCTGGACGGCAACAGTTTGCAGATCGGCATCGGTGCGCAACTTCGCCAGTTCACCCTGACCGAGTGCGGCTTTCCCCATCGCGGGATCAGCGTGTTCGCCACGGATTGCTTTTGCATCTTGAAAGCGCTGCTGGATCAAGCGCTGAACGAGCTTCACGTCGAAATCACCTACCGCCACCACCGTTGCCCGACCCGGCGTATACCAGGTTTGATAAAAATCGACGAGTTGTTGCCGATTTATTGCTCGGACGCTGGCGGGATCCCCCGTCGGCCAACGCCGTGAGAACAAGGCCTCGGGCAATTCAAATTGGGTACTTTCCATGTTCGCTCGATATTCTGCGGAATCGCGGTAAACAATTTCGCTGAGGACGACGCCGCGTTCACGATCGATTTGTTTTTGATCGAATAACATGCCGTCGAGAAAATCCCGGAACATTGTAAACCCGTCGTCCAATAGTTCTTCGTTGGCTCTGGGCAATTCAAGGTGGTAGACTGTTCGGTCAAAAGTTGTAAAGGCATTGGTGTCGGCGCCCGATTGCATGCCCAGACGCTGAAAGTGTTCAAAGACTTCTCCTGCTGGAAAGTGTTTGGTTCCGCAGAACGCCAGGTGTTCCAGAAAATGGGCCAGCCCGCGCTCGTCGTCCGTTTCCATCAACGAACCGACATCCATATACAGCCGCAAGCTGGCGCGGGTCGGAGCCGCTTGTGTCGGCAGGATGACATAACGCAAACCGTTGTCGAGCTTGCCCCAGACGATGCGCGGATCGGGCTTCAGGTCGCTGCCTTCATGAGGCCACGGTTTCGCGGTTCCGCCAGGCTTGACGGTTGGCAACGCTGTAGCGGTCCCCTTTGCAATCATGGCCGCATGCGCTTCTTCAGCGTATGCACAAATCGCTATGCCCAGAAACAAAACAATGGTTTTTAACGTGGTAATCATGGTCACTCCGAAAATGTTTAAGGTTGTTTTTTCGATCAGCCGCTGGTGAAATACCATTGGCAATAAAGCTCTGACCTATAAGCGTTGAAATGGGGCGCATGTTACACGCCAAATTTCGCCGATGGTCCTGTGCCGCTGTAGGCACTAAATCGCCCCTTAGAAAGCGGCTTTGGGCGGCAATGGGGCAACGGGTGACAGCTTGACGTTTTGAGCCCGGCTTCGGACAAACCCGTAACGCTTGTAGCTATCTCAGCAGGTAGTCAATTATTCAAAGCGAGTGTTTTATGCCACCCGCTGTAACATTTTCATTCCGCTCCCGCTAACGAAAGGAGTTGATTCGATCTAACCACTTTTTTAAGGAGTTTCCCGAAATGAAAGAGTTATCCGTTCAGTACCGAATCGGTTACGCATTGTTGTATTTTATTGTCTTCGCCGCAGGCTGCCTGGTTATTGACCGGCTGTTAGGCGAGCAAATCGGCGTGCTTAGTATTGTCGATTGCCTTCTTGTTGGTGTTCTTGTGACGATAATGAACGACAGAAGGGTAGTGCGTAAATTCGAGCGCAGTTCAGTTAATGATGGGTAAATGGAAAACCCCGCCGTCGTGTTACGGCAACACACCGGAGTGCGCCGGC
This sequence is a window from Pirellulales bacterium. Protein-coding genes within it:
- a CDS encoding insulinase family protein; this encodes MITTLKTIVLFLGIAICAYAEEAHAAMIAKGTATALPTVKPGGTAKPWPHEGSDLKPDPRIVWGKLDNGLRYVILPTQAAPTRASLRLYMDVGSLMETDDERGLAHFLEHLAFCGTKHFPAGEVFEHFQRLGMQSGADTNAFTTFDRTVYHLELPRANEELLDDGFTMFRDFLDGMLFDQKQIDRERGVVLSEIVYRDSAEYRANMESTQFELPEALFSRRWPTGDPASVRAINRQQLVDFYQTWYTPGRATVVAVGDFDVKLVQRLIQQRFQDAKAIRGEHADPAMGKAALGQGELAKLRTDADLQTVAVQLCSAKPAPTSGDSVAAERHEHAIGMALAILNSRLNKIAAMENSSVLSANISSDVLCHLSEITSLTATCQPTKVNAAIGMLEQEMRRALLYGFTDAEFAGMKTTISSIMQSLADRAETQPPNKLADEIVSSLVDKTVEISPSDKLAMVNRFMPEVTKEECLAALANNWDSANLRIWVQGNVKLEGDASQQILSAYHASQQVKVSKPVDESAGTFAYTDFGKPGVIVKRNDQRDLGVVEAVFANNVHVNIKRTAFEKNVVRVLIRFGGGKLELPSDKPGLLLLANCAFFTGGLQAHSITDLAQLTGDKKLCARFNVGDDAFDIGGACEPETIDTQLQLCTAYLTAPGFRQEGLTNYQHTVDAIFSNVEHTAEGAVATQGDRLLHGGDPRFGLDSREKLQQLTLDDLKAWLSRPLEKGYLEVSLVGDIDPDTALSAVAKTLGALPARDAVKPDFAKQRIVKYPSTLKTKEIQFASEATRAMSVVCWPTAGFRDLPLSHRIDVLAAILKDRLWNKVRKELGATYTPAVTNSGSEVFPDFGFLEADLVVEAPQLPRIGQLVANIADELATGSISDDEFNRALKPIVSGIEEQVNNNSYWLSVISDCQENPAALDIVRKSAGDYRSITKLEIESVAKQYLTTNKATIISVGPTAPSSNIKPIESTTPIAP